One stretch of Micromonospora cremea DNA includes these proteins:
- a CDS encoding heme-degrading domain-containing protein — protein MPSDQDPWPTLDELLREESELELAGLSETDAYELGMLAVAAASEQRLPIAVGVWRAGRQLFHCGLPGSTADNDAWLRRKGRVVMRFEHSSLYMARLCQDKQVTLAERYGLPASRYAAAGGAVPLRVRGTGVVGWVGVSGLPQLDDHRFVVDILRKTQR, from the coding sequence ATGCCATCTGACCAGGACCCGTGGCCCACGCTGGACGAGCTGCTGCGCGAGGAGAGCGAGCTGGAGCTTGCGGGCCTGTCGGAGACGGACGCGTACGAGTTGGGAATGCTCGCCGTTGCCGCCGCGAGCGAGCAGCGCCTCCCGATCGCGGTGGGTGTATGGCGGGCCGGGCGCCAGCTGTTCCACTGCGGCCTGCCCGGTTCGACGGCGGACAACGACGCGTGGCTGCGCCGCAAGGGGCGCGTGGTAATGCGGTTCGAGCACTCGTCGCTGTACATGGCCCGGCTCTGCCAGGACAAGCAGGTGACGTTGGCGGAGAGGTACGGCCTGCCGGCCTCCCGGTACGCGGCCGCCGGAGGCGCGGTGCCCCTGCGCGTACGCGGCACCGGCGTGGTCGGCTGGGTCGGCGTGTCGGGCCTTCCGCAACTGGACGACCACCGCTTCGTCGTCGACATCCTGCGCAAGACCCAGCGATAA
- a CDS encoding ABC transporter substrate-binding protein encodes MTRTRFTALIAVVAALSLSACGTTENAATPEASASTAGGPVIVTDGRGKDVTLKAPATKVVGLEWGEVEMLVSLGVMPVGVADAKGYGTWVTAAKLDPGVKDVGTRGEPSVDSIVALQPDLVVLEDERSASLVSQLEKYVPVVVARGSDAKDNLGRMRADLTMIAKAVGRTTEAEKLLADFDAAIADGRKKIADAGAAGRPFAIADGWKEGSTVSIRMFGQGALVSQIGIQLGLSNAWTGKTDEVWGLGQTDVEGMTVLKDPNLHLFYNASDGADVFADGLAGNAIWKSLPFVQRGNLHKMPDGVWTFGGPLSGKQYIDQLVKTYTV; translated from the coding sequence ATGACCCGTACCCGTTTCACCGCCCTCATCGCCGTGGTGGCCGCGCTGTCGCTCAGCGCCTGCGGCACCACCGAGAACGCCGCGACCCCCGAGGCCTCCGCCTCGACGGCCGGCGGGCCGGTCATCGTCACCGACGGCCGCGGCAAGGACGTCACCCTCAAGGCCCCGGCGACCAAGGTCGTCGGCCTGGAGTGGGGTGAGGTCGAGATGCTGGTCAGCCTGGGCGTCATGCCCGTCGGCGTGGCCGACGCCAAGGGCTACGGCACCTGGGTCACCGCCGCCAAGCTCGACCCGGGCGTCAAGGACGTCGGCACGCGCGGCGAGCCGAGCGTCGACTCGATCGTCGCCCTCCAGCCCGACCTGGTGGTGCTGGAGGACGAGCGGAGCGCCAGCCTGGTCAGCCAGCTCGAGAAGTACGTCCCCGTCGTGGTCGCCAGGGGCAGCGACGCCAAGGACAACCTCGGGCGGATGCGCGCGGACCTCACCATGATCGCCAAGGCGGTCGGCAGGACCACCGAGGCGGAGAAGCTGCTCGCCGACTTCGACGCGGCCATCGCCGACGGCAGGAAGAAGATCGCCGACGCGGGCGCCGCCGGCCGCCCGTTCGCCATCGCCGACGGCTGGAAGGAGGGCAGCACCGTCAGCATCCGGATGTTCGGCCAGGGTGCGCTCGTCTCCCAGATCGGCATCCAGCTCGGCCTCAGCAACGCCTGGACCGGCAAGACCGACGAGGTGTGGGGCCTCGGCCAGACCGACGTCGAAGGCATGACCGTCCTCAAGGACCCGAACCTGCACCTCTTCTACAACGCCTCCGACGGCGCCGACGTGTTCGCTGACGGTCTCGCCGGCAACGCCATCTGGAAGTCGCTGCCCTTCGTGCAGCGGGGCAACCTGCACAAGATGCCCGACGGCGTCTGGACCTTCGGCGGTCCGCTGTCCGGCAAGCAGTACATCGACCAGCTCGTCAAGACCTACACGGTGTGA
- a CDS encoding DUF4386 domain-containing protein yields the protein MPALIRTARTTGLLYLGLAITGALGFLLIRPRLFAADDPGPTLANLVQHQSLARAGVAAELLIVVTQALAAAWFYRLFRTADARAASAIAAFGLINAVVILVSAALLATALDIALDPIGDAAASIQLLYLTSGNLWGVGGLFFGLWLIPMGTCVLRSNWMPRPLGFILVGGGIGYLLSAFIGYLAPDAHAVADVLVLPATVGEFWMIGYLLTRGVRAHALDQAPSDRQPGAAPQTMRLAGE from the coding sequence ATGCCCGCGCTGATCCGCACGGCCCGCACAACCGGGCTGCTCTACCTCGGCCTCGCCATCACCGGCGCACTCGGCTTTCTGCTCATCCGGCCGCGCCTCTTCGCGGCCGACGACCCCGGTCCGACGCTCGCCAATCTGGTCCAGCACCAGTCACTCGCCCGGGCCGGCGTCGCCGCAGAACTGCTCATCGTCGTCACCCAGGCCCTCGCCGCCGCCTGGTTCTACCGGCTGTTCCGCACCGCGGACGCGCGTGCCGCCAGCGCCATCGCCGCGTTCGGCCTCATCAACGCCGTCGTGATCCTCGTCAGCGCGGCGCTGCTCGCCACGGCGCTCGACATCGCGCTCGACCCCATCGGCGACGCGGCGGCCAGCATCCAACTCCTCTACCTGACCAGCGGAAACCTGTGGGGCGTCGGAGGGCTGTTCTTCGGCCTGTGGCTCATTCCCATGGGCACCTGCGTGCTCCGCTCGAACTGGATGCCCCGCCCGCTCGGCTTCATCCTCGTCGGCGGTGGCATCGGATACCTGCTCAGCGCATTCATCGGATACCTCGCCCCTGATGCGCACGCTGTCGCCGACGTTCTCGTCCTACCGGCGACGGTCGGCGAGTTCTGGATGATCGGCTACCTGCTGACGCGCGGCGTCCGCGCCCACGCACTCGACCAGGCACCGTCCGACCGGCAGCCGGGAGCCGCCCCACAGACCATGAGGTTGGCTGGCGAGTGA
- a CDS encoding D-alanyl-D-alanine carboxypeptidase family protein, which translates to MLFPAPPSRRGGRRLPWALGGLLILLLLLGGGLYAVAPLRDPLPAPTVELTVPASMTIPGTAPRLPWPRTGQAMISVGGLGNLGAFGGSKPVPIASVTKVMTAYVILTEHPLAVGEQGPKLTVSAEQAAAYPAEKARGESLVEVRAGEVITERQALQAVLLPSANNMARILAAWDSGSVAAFVEKMNAVADDLGMSDTDYTDPSGLDPETVSTARDQVILASRAMALPAFAEIVKQKQATIPVAGTVQNYNELVGRNGVVGIKTGSTDEAGGCLVFAAVVTVGGRKLSVVGAVLGQPGANTPVQLDRVFAVTRSLLRSTAAALAVHTLVEAGEQVATVRGPLDTGSTIHATEKVEVVGWPGLRVRLDAQIPAVSSRIAAGAEHGQLTVAAGDGELVATALRTGAAMEPPTTWERIRRHR; encoded by the coding sequence GTGCTGTTCCCAGCGCCGCCATCCCGGCGCGGCGGGCGTCGCCTGCCGTGGGCGCTGGGTGGCCTGCTGATCCTGCTGCTGCTCCTCGGCGGCGGGCTGTATGCCGTCGCGCCGCTGCGCGACCCGCTGCCCGCCCCGACGGTCGAGCTGACCGTACCGGCGTCGATGACCATCCCCGGTACGGCGCCGCGACTGCCCTGGCCGCGTACGGGTCAGGCGATGATCTCGGTCGGCGGGCTCGGAAACCTCGGCGCTTTCGGCGGGTCGAAGCCGGTGCCGATCGCGAGCGTGACGAAGGTGATGACGGCCTACGTCATCCTCACCGAGCACCCTCTCGCCGTCGGCGAGCAGGGGCCGAAGCTGACGGTCAGCGCCGAGCAGGCGGCCGCGTACCCGGCGGAGAAGGCACGCGGCGAGTCGCTCGTCGAGGTGCGGGCCGGGGAGGTCATCACCGAACGGCAGGCGCTGCAGGCGGTGCTATTGCCCTCGGCGAACAACATGGCGCGCATCCTCGCGGCCTGGGACTCCGGCAGCGTCGCCGCCTTCGTCGAGAAGATGAACGCCGTCGCGGACGATCTCGGCATGTCCGACACCGACTACACCGATCCGTCCGGCCTCGACCCGGAGACCGTGAGTACGGCGCGGGACCAGGTGATCCTGGCGAGCAGGGCGATGGCGTTGCCGGCGTTCGCCGAGATCGTCAAGCAGAAGCAGGCGACCATACCGGTGGCCGGCACGGTGCAGAACTACAACGAGCTGGTCGGTCGCAACGGGGTGGTCGGGATCAAGACCGGCTCCACCGACGAGGCCGGCGGCTGCCTGGTCTTCGCGGCGGTGGTCACCGTGGGCGGCCGGAAGCTCAGCGTCGTCGGCGCCGTCCTGGGCCAGCCTGGCGCCAACACCCCGGTCCAGCTGGACCGGGTCTTCGCGGTGACCCGGTCGTTGCTGCGCTCGACAGCGGCCGCGCTCGCGGTCCACACGCTCGTCGAGGCCGGCGAGCAGGTCGCCACCGTGCGCGGCCCGCTCGACACCGGCAGCACCATCCACGCCACCGAAAAGGTCGAGGTGGTCGGCTGGCCGGGCCTGCGGGTACGGCTCGACGCGCAGATCCCCGCGGTGTCGTCGCGGATCGCCGCCGGCGCCGAACACGGCCAGCTCACCGTCGCGGCTGGCGACGGCGAGTTGGTCGCCACGGCGCTACGCACCGGGGCGGCGATGGAACCGCCGACCACCTGGGAACGCATCCGCCGCCACCGCTGA
- a CDS encoding siderophore-interacting protein, with protein sequence MTETMPIAPWRLFTVEVRAVRRLSPSFIRVTFTGPDLDRFADNGYDQRIKLALPLPGRRGVHLPEGPDWYAKWRALPEHLRNPVRTYTVRAVRPHLAEVDVDLVLHGDGGPATRWARRVSAGDEIAILGPDAGYDGDHGGIEFRPSSAANLLLAGDETAVPAISGICERLPRDARGTVVLEVPDVDDVLPLVAPPRVEVRWLARHAGAHGSRLVPAVAAAAGELLGGDATEAAQPVADVDVDTEILWEVPDTVPPVPLYAWLAGEAGVIRALRRHLVAERGLDRRAVAFMGYWRLGRADPA encoded by the coding sequence ATGACCGAGACCATGCCCATCGCCCCGTGGCGCCTGTTCACCGTCGAGGTCCGCGCGGTACGCCGGCTGAGCCCGTCCTTCATCCGGGTGACCTTCACCGGGCCGGACCTCGACCGCTTCGCCGACAACGGTTACGACCAGCGGATCAAGCTGGCTCTGCCGCTGCCCGGCCGTCGCGGGGTGCACCTGCCGGAGGGACCGGACTGGTACGCGAAGTGGCGGGCCCTGCCCGAGCACCTGCGCAATCCTGTGCGCACCTACACCGTACGGGCGGTCCGGCCGCACCTGGCCGAGGTCGACGTCGACCTGGTGCTGCACGGCGACGGCGGCCCGGCGACCCGCTGGGCCCGGCGGGTGAGCGCCGGCGACGAGATCGCCATCCTCGGGCCCGACGCCGGCTACGACGGTGACCACGGCGGGATCGAGTTCCGCCCCTCATCGGCGGCGAACCTGCTGCTGGCCGGGGACGAGACCGCCGTGCCGGCCATCAGCGGCATCTGCGAACGGCTTCCACGCGATGCCCGCGGCACGGTCGTGCTGGAGGTGCCCGACGTCGACGACGTGCTGCCGCTGGTGGCTCCCCCGCGAGTCGAGGTCCGCTGGCTGGCCCGGCACGCGGGCGCGCACGGCAGCCGGCTGGTGCCGGCGGTCGCCGCCGCGGCGGGGGAACTGCTGGGCGGCGACGCGACGGAGGCCGCCCAGCCCGTCGCGGACGTGGACGTCGACACCGAGATCCTCTGGGAGGTTCCCGACACCGTGCCACCGGTTCCGCTGTACGCGTGGTTGGCCGGGGAGGCGGGCGTCATCCGGGCCCTGCGCCGGCACCTGGTCGCCGAACGGGGTCTCGACCGGCGGGCGGTGGCCTTCATGGGTTACTGGCGACTCGGCCGCGCCGACCCGGCCTGA
- a CDS encoding Fe(3+)-hydroxamate ABC transporter permease FhuB — translation MIAPPRPEPATRPAPGGRLAVPRVVAVSLAATLLLLVVAAVHLTQGTSTVGALDLLRLAAGVDDEAARVLVASRLPRLLAGLAIGVALGVAGAALQSIARNPLASPDTLAVNAGAHLAIVSVAAFGISLPALPAGALAFCGGLAAAALVMAMSAGGQAGTTRLILAGSATALALSSMTTLLLLLFEQAAIGMFAWGNGSLVQSDMVALTQLTPVIVGAVIVLVLLGHRLDILALGDDTATVLGLDVRRTRLTVTVLAVLLSAAAVTLTGPVGFVGLCAPVIVRLLAPVVPGVHRHRILLPLSGITGVVIVLGSDVLLRAIMGGQAGVEVPTGVVTTLFGAAILIWLARRHRDAGPTRRPPGGHAAIRSPAFHRTVVAVTAVVTVAAVTIGMLAGDTWVLLGDLVNWVDGTTGPAYTFVLDQRWPRVAAAVLAGAALAVAGTTVQAVCRNPLAEPGILGITAGAGLGAVALLTFVPLAGVWAVSGVAGLAAMLAFALVYGLAWRGGGLSSDRLVLIGFGAWQGGTALITYLIVAFDPWNTGKALTWLSGSTYGRTSTQVLPVVIALLVLTPAVVAARRELDLMTLDDDTPRVLGVPLERTRLVALGAAALLTSTAVCAVGVIGFVGLVAPHAARALVGGRHSRVLPVAALLGAALVSIADTLGRTFIAPAQIPAGLVTAMIGAPYLVWLLWRSRAVANNPR, via the coding sequence CTGATCGCACCCCCGCGCCCGGAGCCGGCCACCCGGCCAGCTCCGGGCGGGCGGCTGGCCGTGCCCCGCGTCGTCGCCGTCTCGCTCGCCGCGACCCTGCTGCTGCTCGTTGTCGCCGCAGTGCACCTCACCCAGGGCACCTCCACCGTCGGCGCCCTCGACCTGCTGCGGCTCGCCGCCGGCGTCGACGACGAGGCGGCTCGTGTCCTGGTCGCCTCCCGGCTGCCCCGACTGCTCGCCGGGCTGGCCATCGGCGTCGCGCTCGGTGTCGCCGGAGCCGCGTTGCAGTCGATCGCCCGCAACCCACTCGCCTCCCCCGACACCCTGGCCGTCAACGCCGGCGCCCACCTGGCGATCGTCTCCGTCGCCGCGTTCGGCATCTCGCTGCCCGCCCTGCCCGCCGGCGCACTCGCCTTCTGCGGAGGGCTGGCCGCCGCGGCTCTGGTGATGGCGATGTCCGCCGGTGGACAGGCCGGCACCACCCGACTCATCCTCGCCGGCTCGGCGACCGCGCTGGCGCTCAGCTCGATGACCACCCTGCTGCTGCTCCTGTTCGAGCAGGCCGCCATCGGTATGTTCGCCTGGGGGAACGGCTCGCTGGTGCAGAGCGACATGGTCGCGCTGACCCAGCTCACCCCGGTGATCGTCGGCGCCGTCATTGTGCTGGTGCTGCTCGGGCACCGCCTCGACATCCTCGCCCTCGGCGACGACACCGCCACCGTGTTGGGCCTCGACGTCCGGCGTACCCGACTCACCGTCACCGTGCTGGCGGTGCTGTTGTCCGCGGCGGCGGTGACCCTCACCGGCCCGGTCGGCTTCGTCGGCCTGTGCGCCCCGGTGATCGTCCGGCTGCTCGCCCCCGTGGTGCCCGGGGTGCACCGGCACCGCATCCTGCTGCCGCTGTCCGGCATCACCGGGGTCGTCATCGTGCTCGGCTCCGACGTGCTGCTGCGCGCCATCATGGGTGGGCAGGCCGGGGTGGAGGTTCCCACCGGCGTAGTGACCACCCTGTTCGGCGCGGCGATCCTCATCTGGTTGGCTCGCCGGCACCGCGACGCCGGCCCCACCCGCCGCCCGCCCGGCGGGCACGCGGCCATCCGCTCCCCGGCCTTCCACCGCACCGTCGTCGCCGTCACCGCCGTGGTCACCGTCGCCGCCGTGACGATCGGCATGCTCGCCGGCGACACCTGGGTGCTCCTCGGTGACCTCGTCAACTGGGTCGACGGCACCACCGGGCCCGCGTACACCTTCGTGCTGGACCAGCGGTGGCCGCGCGTCGCGGCGGCGGTCCTGGCCGGCGCGGCGCTCGCGGTCGCCGGCACCACCGTGCAGGCGGTCTGCCGCAACCCGCTCGCCGAACCCGGCATCCTCGGCATCACCGCCGGCGCCGGACTCGGCGCGGTCGCGCTGCTCACCTTCGTGCCGCTGGCCGGCGTGTGGGCTGTCTCCGGCGTCGCCGGGCTCGCCGCGATGCTGGCGTTCGCCCTGGTCTACGGCCTTGCCTGGCGTGGCGGCGGGCTCAGCTCCGACCGGCTGGTGCTGATCGGCTTCGGCGCCTGGCAGGGCGGCACCGCGCTGATCACCTACCTGATCGTCGCCTTCGACCCCTGGAACACCGGGAAGGCGTTGACCTGGCTGTCCGGGTCCACCTACGGCCGCACATCCACACAGGTCCTTCCGGTGGTGATCGCCCTGCTGGTGCTCACCCCGGCCGTGGTCGCCGCCCGACGCGAACTCGACCTGATGACGCTGGACGACGACACCCCCCGGGTGCTGGGCGTCCCGCTGGAGCGCACCCGGCTGGTCGCGCTCGGCGCGGCGGCGCTGCTCACCTCCACCGCGGTCTGCGCCGTCGGGGTCATCGGCTTCGTCGGCCTGGTCGCCCCGCACGCCGCCCGAGCGCTCGTCGGCGGCCGGCACTCCCGGGTGCTTCCGGTGGCGGCCCTGCTCGGCGCGGCGCTGGTCAGCATCGCCGACACCCTCGGACGGACGTTCATCGCTCCGGCCCAGATCCCCGCCGGCCTGGTCACCGCCATGATCGGCGCCCCGTACCTCGTCTGGCTGCTGTGGCGCTCCCGCGCCGTGGCGAACAACCCCCGGTAG
- a CDS encoding TetR/AcrR family transcriptional regulator, producing MAAKTSRQPLSRERVLAAAVALADVEGIQALTMRRLAGDLGVEAMSLYHHLPAKEALLDGVVDTVIAEIDAAVGRLFANGDGEDWRTRLRGQFLAARQIMVRHPWMPGLLGSRRAIPAGLYTYYDGIVGTLLNAGFSHHLAHRAVHAFGSLPLGFAQEVFSPAAGASMEADVAAADLAAMAEALPHLTAMVATEMHDGSDPTLGWCDSQLEFEFTLDLLLDGLERLRGLGPSRS from the coding sequence GTGGCAGCAAAGACATCTCGACAGCCGCTCAGCCGTGAGCGCGTACTCGCGGCGGCGGTCGCCCTGGCGGACGTGGAGGGGATCCAGGCCCTGACGATGCGCCGCCTCGCAGGCGACCTCGGCGTCGAGGCCATGTCGCTCTACCACCACCTGCCCGCCAAGGAGGCACTCCTCGACGGCGTCGTGGACACCGTGATCGCGGAGATCGACGCCGCGGTTGGCCGCCTCTTCGCGAACGGTGACGGCGAAGACTGGCGTACGCGGCTGCGCGGGCAGTTCCTCGCGGCGCGTCAGATCATGGTGCGGCACCCGTGGATGCCAGGGCTGCTGGGCTCGCGCCGCGCCATTCCCGCCGGCCTGTACACGTACTACGACGGAATCGTCGGGACTCTTCTCAACGCCGGGTTCTCGCACCACCTCGCGCACCGCGCGGTGCACGCGTTCGGCAGCCTGCCGCTCGGGTTCGCGCAGGAGGTCTTCAGCCCGGCGGCGGGCGCGAGCATGGAGGCCGACGTGGCGGCAGCGGACCTGGCCGCGATGGCCGAGGCTCTGCCGCACCTGACAGCCATGGTGGCGACCGAGATGCACGACGGCAGCGACCCCACGCTCGGCTGGTGTGACAGCCAGCTCGAATTCGAGTTCACCCTCGACCTGCTCCTGGACGGGCTCGAACGCCTCCGCGGCCTGGGCCCGTCCAGGAGCTGA
- a CDS encoding FAD-dependent oxidoreductase, with product MSLAPARVFAALNAVQPPDQASPVMGKAVVLGGSIAGLLAARVLSDYAESVVIIDRDDLEVTGERPGVPQGTQLHALLPGGFLQFERLFPGFRERALAQGAIEAPPPARRNYLDGRLKVIVPDDADSLAGSRPLLEGLIREQVLRLPNVKTVTARATGLVFDGAVTTGVRYDVGGVPGVESADLVVDAMGRSSRLSDWLEQAGWDRPATRRMTVHLNYATALFRRPEATPASTVVLALHTPRMSLDVAGAAFFAVEDGRWMAMMAGYGDNRPGRTAEDFVRRLREQFPPEFGAVAGNEMLGDVQTYHHSDSRRRDFHALKRFPAGLVSVGDAVASFNPVYGQGMTAAALHAACLSMYLRSGPDLNAPARRYLALQKVVVDAAWSTSTSADLALPHVDGPYPRGYKFSSWASRQIITATVTDVATARRFNEVVSMREHPLSLATPRVILGALRANRRAR from the coding sequence ATGTCCCTCGCCCCGGCTCGGGTCTTCGCCGCGCTCAACGCTGTGCAGCCCCCCGACCAGGCGTCCCCGGTGATGGGCAAGGCCGTCGTGCTCGGCGGCAGCATCGCCGGCCTCCTGGCCGCCCGGGTGTTGTCCGACTACGCGGAGAGCGTCGTCATCATCGACCGGGACGACCTGGAGGTGACGGGCGAGCGGCCCGGCGTGCCACAGGGGACGCAGCTGCACGCGCTGCTGCCCGGTGGCTTCCTCCAGTTCGAGCGGCTGTTCCCGGGATTTCGCGAACGGGCCCTGGCCCAGGGAGCGATCGAGGCTCCACCCCCGGCGAGGCGCAACTACCTCGACGGCCGCCTCAAGGTGATCGTCCCCGATGATGCCGACAGCCTGGCGGGCAGCCGGCCTCTCCTGGAGGGGCTGATCCGCGAGCAGGTGCTGCGACTGCCGAACGTCAAGACGGTCACCGCCCGCGCCACGGGTCTCGTGTTCGACGGTGCGGTGACCACCGGTGTCCGCTACGACGTCGGCGGGGTTCCCGGCGTCGAGAGCGCTGACCTCGTGGTGGACGCCATGGGGCGTTCGAGCAGGCTCTCCGACTGGCTGGAGCAGGCCGGTTGGGACCGACCCGCCACACGGCGGATGACCGTGCACCTGAACTACGCGACCGCCCTGTTCCGACGTCCCGAGGCGACCCCGGCTTCGACGGTCGTGCTGGCCCTGCACACCCCGAGGATGTCGTTGGACGTGGCCGGTGCCGCCTTCTTCGCGGTCGAAGACGGTCGGTGGATGGCCATGATGGCCGGTTACGGGGACAACCGCCCGGGGCGTACCGCGGAGGACTTCGTCCGTCGGCTGCGGGAGCAGTTCCCACCGGAGTTCGGCGCGGTTGCCGGAAACGAGATGCTGGGCGACGTCCAGACCTACCACCATTCCGACAGTCGCCGGCGGGACTTCCACGCGCTGAAGCGTTTCCCGGCGGGGCTGGTCAGCGTCGGTGACGCCGTCGCGTCGTTCAACCCGGTCTACGGGCAGGGAATGACCGCGGCGGCCCTGCACGCGGCCTGCCTCTCGATGTACCTGCGGTCAGGCCCGGACCTGAACGCGCCCGCGCGCCGGTACCTCGCCCTGCAGAAGGTCGTGGTCGACGCCGCCTGGTCGACGTCGACCTCCGCCGACCTGGCGTTGCCGCACGTCGACGGGCCCTACCCGCGTGGCTACAAGTTCTCCAGTTGGGCCAGCCGGCAGATCATCACGGCGACCGTCACGGACGTGGCGACCGCGCGACGGTTCAACGAGGTCGTCTCCATGCGGGAGCACCCGCTCTCGCTGGCCACACCCCGTGTGATTCTGGGCGCCCTGCGCGCCAACCGGCGGGCGCGCTGA
- a CDS encoding SDR family NAD(P)-dependent oxidoreductase, translating into MTVDNVTENGQSGIDRSQLETCLSVFEALEALPSDHPDVVRVQRATAKLYKVIKQRRREERRDAIVAADRAVTAATATGAPGRIDDETQGIPLASPTAGATAGVLHNPRGCYVCKQRYREVDAFYHQLCPSCAALNRERRDARTDLTGRRALLTGGRAKIGMYIALRLLRDGAHTTVTTRFPHDAVRRFAAMPDSADWLHRLRIVGIDLRDPAQVIALADSVSSQGPLDILINNAAQTVRRSPGAYSQLVAAEAAALPEGPLPELITFAKPGGQGTPAGSLTAGPQSTALTPHALTALALTSGSASPERIAASTAIDAGGLVPDLDSVNSWVQRVHEVDPVELLEVQLCNVTAPFVLVSRLRPAMAAAKARRKYVVNVSAMEGQFGRGYKGPGHPHTNMAKAALNMLTRTSAQEMLTDGILMTSVDTGWITDERPHPTKMRLADEGFHAPLDLVDGAVRVYDPIVRGEQGEDLYGCFLKDYAPCAW; encoded by the coding sequence ATGACGGTGGACAACGTTACGGAAAACGGTCAGTCCGGGATTGACCGGAGCCAGCTGGAGACCTGTCTCAGCGTCTTCGAGGCGTTGGAAGCTCTGCCGTCCGACCACCCCGACGTGGTGCGGGTGCAGCGCGCCACCGCGAAGCTCTACAAGGTGATCAAGCAGCGGCGACGTGAGGAGCGGCGCGACGCCATCGTGGCGGCCGACCGCGCGGTGACGGCTGCCACCGCCACCGGCGCGCCCGGCCGGATCGACGACGAGACGCAGGGCATTCCCCTCGCCTCGCCCACCGCGGGTGCCACCGCCGGCGTCCTGCACAACCCGCGCGGCTGCTACGTCTGCAAGCAGCGCTACCGCGAGGTGGACGCCTTCTACCACCAGCTCTGCCCGTCCTGTGCGGCGCTCAACCGGGAGCGCCGGGACGCCCGCACCGACCTGACCGGCCGGCGCGCGCTGCTCACCGGCGGCCGGGCGAAGATCGGCATGTACATCGCGCTGCGGCTGCTGCGTGACGGCGCGCACACCACCGTGACCACGCGGTTCCCGCACGACGCGGTGCGCAGGTTCGCGGCGATGCCGGACAGCGCGGACTGGCTGCACCGGCTGCGGATCGTCGGGATCGACCTGCGCGACCCCGCCCAGGTGATCGCCCTCGCCGACTCGGTCAGCAGCCAGGGACCACTCGATATCCTGATCAACAACGCGGCGCAGACCGTCCGGCGCTCGCCCGGGGCGTATTCGCAGCTCGTCGCGGCGGAGGCCGCCGCCCTGCCGGAGGGGCCGCTGCCGGAGCTGATCACCTTCGCCAAGCCGGGCGGTCAGGGCACCCCGGCGGGGAGCCTGACCGCCGGGCCGCAGTCGACCGCGCTCACCCCGCACGCGCTGACCGCGCTGGCGCTGACCAGCGGCTCCGCCTCGCCGGAGCGGATCGCGGCGTCCACGGCCATCGACGCGGGCGGCCTCGTGCCGGACCTCGACTCGGTCAACAGCTGGGTCCAGCGGGTGCACGAGGTGGACCCGGTGGAGCTCCTCGAAGTGCAGCTGTGCAACGTGACCGCGCCTTTCGTACTGGTCAGCCGGCTGCGACCGGCGATGGCCGCCGCGAAGGCCCGCCGCAAGTACGTCGTGAACGTGTCGGCGATGGAGGGCCAGTTCGGTCGCGGCTACAAGGGGCCCGGGCACCCGCACACCAACATGGCCAAGGCCGCGCTGAACATGCTGACCCGGACCAGCGCCCAGGAGATGTTGACCGACGGCATCCTGATGACCAGCGTCGACACCGGGTGGATCACCGACGAGCGGCCCCACCCGACGAAGATGCGGCTGGCGGACGAGGGCTTCCACGCCCCGCTGGACCTGGTCGACGGTGCGGTGCGGGTGTACGACCCGATCGTCCGCGGCGAACAGGGCGAGGACCTGTACGGCTGTTTCCTGAAGGACTACGCCCCCTGCGCCTGGTGA